In a genomic window of Carettochelys insculpta isolate YL-2023 chromosome 19, ASM3395843v1, whole genome shotgun sequence:
- the TAX1BP3 gene encoding tax1-binding protein 3 — MSYIPGQPVTAVVQRVEIHKLRQGENLILGFSIGGGIDQDPAQNPFSEDKTDKGIYVTRVTEGGPAEVAGLQVGDKIMQVNGWDMTMVTHDQARKRLTKRNEEVVRLLVTRHSLQKAVQQSMMS; from the exons ATGTCGTACATCCCGGGGCAGCCGGTTACCGCTGTGGTG CAAAGAGTTGAAATCCATAAGCTCCGGCAAGGTGAAAATCTGATTCTTGGATTCAGTATTGGAGGTGGAATTGATCAGGACCCTGCCCAGAATCCTTTCTCTGAAGATAAAACTGACAAG GGCATCTATGTAACACGGGTGACGGAAGGAGGCCCAGCAGAAGTTGCAGGACTCCAGGTTGGAGATAAGATAATGCAG GTGAATGGATGGGACATGACAATGGTGACTCATGACCAAGCACGGAAGAGGCTGACAAAGAGGAATGAAGAAGTGGTACGGCTCCTGGTGACTAGACACTCCCTTCAGAAAGCAGTGCAGCAGTCTATGATGTCCTAA
- the CTNS gene encoding cystinosin has protein sequence MMVKEWLLLSGVCFSFLLLKSCDGGIVLSVPEVISLENGSLTNVTVTLSAPLNETLVITFNVTYSSKNGTIVELPDQVILPAGLSKSGFPAKAKDVGQVTVYLHASNSNQTGPRIRFQVIHSNLVGIIDQVIGWIYFLAWSISFYPQVFENWRRKSVVGLSFDFLALNLTGFIAYSVFNVGLFWIAYVQEQFLRLYPNGVNPVDSNDVVFSLHAVAVTLFIIIQCCIYERGTQRVSRVVIGLLVIAWTFTFTTLAVAAAGEITWLQFLFFFSYVKLGMTLVKYFPQAYMNFRRKSTEGWSIGNVLLDFTGGSFSLLQMFLQSYNNDQWKLIFGDPTKFGLGLFSIIFDIVFIIQHYCLYGTRVYESFD, from the exons ATGATGGTGAAAGAATGGCTGCTTCTCTCTGGGGTGTGCTTTTCTTTCTTATTGCTAAAGAGCTGTG atGGAGGCATTGTGCTCTCTGTCCCTGAAGTGATTTCATTAGAAAATGGTAGCTTGACAAATGTCACTGTGACTCTAAG TGCCCCATTAAATGAGACATTGGTGATAACATTTAATGTCACATACTCATCCAAAAATGGAACCATTGTTGAACTACCTGATCAA GTAATATTACCTGCAGGCCTAAGTAAGTCAGGCTTTCCAGCGAAAGCTAAAGATGTTGGACAAGTTACCGTTTATCTTCACGCCAGTAATTCCAACCAAACTGG CCCAAGGATTCGATTCCAAGTGATCCACAGTAACTTAGTAGGGATTATAGACCAAGTGATTGGTTGGATCTATTTCTTGGCCTGGTCGATCTCCTTTTACCCTCAGGTTTTTGAGAACTGGCGACGAAAAAG tgTTGTTGGACTAAGCTTTGATTTCCTAGCGTTAAACCTCACTGGCTTCATAGCATACAGTGTATTTAATGTAGGACTCTTCTGGATTGCCTATGTTCAA GAGCAGTTCCTGCGCCTGTATCCCAATGGAGTGAACCCTGTGGACAGCAATGATGTCGTCTTCAGTCTCCATGCAGTAGCTGTAACTCTTTTTATTATAATTCAGTGCTGTATCTATGAG agaggTACTCAAAGAGTGTCCAGAGTTGTGATTGGGCTGCTTGTGATTGCATGGACCTTCACATTTACCACActggctgtggctgcagcaggagaaatCACATGGCTACagttcttatttttcttttcttacgTTAAACTGGGAATGACACTGGTAAAATATTTTCCACAG GCATACATGAATTTTCGGCGGAAGAGCACCGAAGGGTGGAGTATTGGAAATGTGTTGCTAGATTTTACTGGTGGAAGCTTCAGCCTGCTTCAGATGTTTCTGCAGTCTTACAACAACG ATCAATGGAAATTAATCTTTGGCGATCCAACTAAGTTTGGACTGGGTCTCTTCTCCATTATCTTTGACATAGTCTTCATCATCCAGCATTACTGTCTATATGGAACACGAGTATACGAATCGTTTGActaa
- the EMC6 gene encoding ER membrane protein complex subunit 6 has translation MATMVTKREGPQFISEGAVRGNAAILDYCRTSVSALSGATAGILGLTGLHGFVFYFLASVLLSMLLVLKAGRRWNKYFKSRRPLFTGGLIGGLFTYVLFWTFLYGMVHVY, from the coding sequence ATGGCTACAATGGTCACTAAGAGAGAAGGTCCTCAGTTCATCAGTGAAGGAGCCGTCCGAGGGAATGCAGCCATTCTGGATTACTGCAGGACATCAGTTTCTGCCTTGTCAGGAGCAACAGCGGGAATTCTTGGCCTAACTGGTTTACATGGGTTTGTCTTCTACTTCTTGGCTTCTGTCCTCCTCTCCATGCTTTTGGTATTAAAAGCAGGACGGCGGTGGAATAAGTACTTTAAATCCCGAAGGCCACTTTTCACTGGAGGTCTTATTGGCGGCCTCTTCACATATGTCCTCTTCTGGACTTTCCTCTATGGCATGGTGCATGTCTACTAA